In one Lolium rigidum isolate FL_2022 chromosome 3, APGP_CSIRO_Lrig_0.1, whole genome shotgun sequence genomic region, the following are encoded:
- the LOC124699675 gene encoding probable L-type lectin-domain containing receptor kinase S.5, whose protein sequence is MACTQIGGVQAKKLLPLLPVPCRSCRSTTVILGVRLIIILFLCSLLSCSNAQSCKSSGSNLALADSSLTWITVDYDRVNQGYLFLTDSGTLLLDTQSAIPQEETLSSYRNGTSSNSPGLYLPWGYIWYGGIFRLSFNMGGVHYEPDNQTPASLVVAILPAYDFSGNQNRDMSIVLPPDSWSQQNTSGSGSSQMGSCTWPLYAAASTACVQISVEPGRNSVEAFLAYDPLGKRLSVSVGDAARNPEAPYAVATSMAFDLGEMLAGERVRGQIGLFSSVGQLAQLQSWNLTVHRPLPKQGSQKWVVAVLSSVLGSVAATLVAATAVYCYLNSKYRRWKKELDELAKTMQSLPGVPMHIDFADIKKATDNFDDAMKLGRGGFGAVYGCVLPAAASRTGQAIKVAIKKFTRELQDHRYQDFLAEVSVINRLRHKNVVPLVGWSYNKGEPLLIYEYMKNGSLDQHLFPNGGFGRGRQQNDAAIGQWDTRYGIVRDIATGLHYLHHEHEPMVLHRDIKASNVMLDSTFCARLGDFGIACTVAADRSSITGIAGTIGYIAPESFYNFKAARQTDIYAFGVLILEVVSGKKSSDVPAEDGHISLWARRLHREGTLLEALDGMFVSGKDQPHVVEEAKRLLLLGMACTSLNPSSRPSMTDVLQVIGKLTPPPDVSLEQPTLPWLPAGEWSSVSSEYGTSVIANNQDGSSESTTEIELHHRKNIWECSNPSFRSTNGNLP, encoded by the exons ATGGCCTGCACACAGATAGGAGGAGTACAGGCTAAAAAGCTTCTTCCGCTGCTACCTGTTCCATGTCGATCCTGCCGCAGCACCACAGTCATCTTAGGGGTACGCCTGATCATCATCCTGTTCCTGTGCTCTCTGCTTTCCTGCTCCAACGCGCAGTCATGCAAATCCTCCGGCTCCAACCTTGCTCTGGCGGACAGTAGTCTCACCTGGATAACCGTTGACTACGATCGAGTGAACCAGGGTTATCTGTTCCTCACGGATTCAGGTACCTTGCTGCTAGATACACAGAGCGCCATCCCTCAAGAAGAGACACTCAGCTCGTACAGAAATGGTACGTCTTCAAACTCGCCTGGGCTGTACCTTCCATGGGGATATATCTGGTACGGGGGAATCTTCAGGCTTAGCTTCAACATGGGCGGCGTCCACTACGAGCCGGACAACCAGACGCCGGCGAGCCTGGTCGTGGCCATACTACCCGCGTACGACTTCAGTGGCAACCAGAACCGTGATATGTCCATAGTACTACCACCCGACTCATGGAGCCAACAAAACACATCTGGATCTGGTTCTTCGCAGATGGGTTCATGTACATGGCCTCTGTACGCTGCCGCCAGTACTGCCTGTGTGCAGATTTCTGTAGAGCCGGGGAGGAACTCCGTAGAAGCTTTCCTTGCATACGACCCTCTTGGGAAACGGTTGTCGGTCAGCGTCGGTGACGCTGCACGGAACCCAGAGGCTCCCTACGCCGTCGCCACCTCCATGGCCTTCGACTTGGGAGAAATGCTGGCGGGGGAGCGAGTAAGAGGCCAAATTGGTCTTTTCTCCTCGGTCGGGCAGCTCGCTCAGCTCCAGAGCTGGAACTTGACGGTCCACCGGCCTCTCCCCAAGCAAGGTTCCCAAAAGTGGGTCGTTGCTGTACTGTCCTCGGTGCTGGGCTCTGTAGCTGCGACTCTTGTCGCGGCTACCGCTGTGTACTGCTACCTCAACTCGAAATACAGACGGTGGAAGAAGGAGCTGGACGAGCTGGCCAAGACTATGCAGAGCCTCCCCGGTGTGCCGATGCACATCGACTTCGCAGACATCAAGAAGGCCACCGACAACTTTGACGACGCGATGAAGCTTGGGCGAGGCGGATTTGGGGCCGTCTACGGATGCGTTCTTCCTGCTGCTGCTTCAAGGACGGGGCAAGCAATCAAGGTGGCCATCAAGAAGTTCACGCGGGAACTCCAGGACCACCGCTACCAAGACTTCCTCGCGGAGGTCAGCGTCATCAACCGTCTGCGGCACAAGAACGTTGTCCCACTTGTCG GCTGGTCCTACAACAAAGGAGAGCCCCTGCTTATATACGAGTACATGAAGAATGGTAGCTTGGACCAGCATCTGTTCCCGAATGGTGGCTTTGGCCGGGGGCGGCAGCAGAATGATGCAGCTATTGGGCAATGGGACACCCGCTACGGCATTGTCAGGGATATAGCTACAGGTCTGCACTACCTTCATCACGAGCACGAGCCAATGGTGCTGCACCGTGACATCAAGGCAAGCAATGTCATGCTCGACTCCACCTTCTGTGCTCGCCTTGGTGACTTCGGTATCGCCTGCACAGTCGCTGCAGACAGGAGCTCCATCACCGGCATCGCCGGAACCATTGGCTACATAGCTCCAGAGAGCTTCTATAACTTCAAGGCCGCACGACAGACTGACATATATGCATTTGGGGTGCTTATCCTTGAGGTGGTTTCTGGCAAGAAGAGTTCAGACGTCCCAGCGGAGGATGGCCACATCAGTCTCTGGGCGCGGCGCCTTCACCGTGAGGGTACGCTACTGGAGGCCTTAGATGGTATGTTTGTCTCAGGGAAGGATCAACCTCATGTTGTGGAGGAGGCCAAACGTTTACTGCTGCTCGGCATGGCTTGCACCAGCCTCAACCCGTCCAGTCGCCCAAGCATGACGGATGTACTTCAGGTCATCGGCAAGTTGACGCCACCGCCAGACGTGTCCCTTGAGCAACCAACACTACCGTGGCTGCCAGCAGGAGAGTGGTCTTCAGTCAGCTCTGAATACGGTACATCAGTAATAGCTAACAATCAAGATGGGAGTTCAGAAAGCACGACCGAGATTGAGCTGCATCACAGGAAAAACATATGGGAATGTAGCAACCCATCCTTCAGGTCAACAAATGGCAATCTTCCTTAG